A single Brevundimonas sp. M20 DNA region contains:
- a CDS encoding RHS repeat domain-containing protein, whose product MTFAKPISAVLGALLLASALPAHAGVQYVYDSSGRLIRAIYSNGVTINYRYDAAGNRTQIVTTNTPNTAPTAVNDAASVQVSASVNIPVRANDSDPDGNTLTVTNLGTITGGGSVSIQGGGTYVRYTAPASAGTKTFTYTVSDGAGGTATASVTVTVSSANQPPVATNDDASATVSAAQAIFPLANDTDANGHALTITAVTTPTGGNVAIAPGGGYLNYTAPSTPGTYTFSYTVSDGNGGTDTAQVTVEVTLGEGCVPSGGNQCGPGEP is encoded by the coding sequence ATGACGTTCGCCAAGCCCATCAGCGCCGTTCTGGGCGCCCTGCTCCTTGCATCCGCCCTGCCGGCTCATGCGGGAGTGCAGTATGTTTATGACAGCTCCGGCCGTCTCATCCGGGCGATCTATTCGAACGGCGTCACCATCAACTATCGTTATGATGCGGCGGGCAATCGCACCCAGATCGTGACCACCAATACGCCGAACACAGCGCCGACCGCGGTCAATGACGCCGCGTCGGTGCAGGTGTCGGCGAGCGTGAACATTCCGGTACGGGCGAACGACTCCGACCCGGACGGAAACACCCTGACCGTCACGAACCTCGGGACCATAACCGGCGGCGGCTCCGTGTCCATCCAGGGCGGCGGAACCTACGTGCGCTATACAGCGCCGGCGAGCGCGGGAACAAAGACCTTTACCTACACCGTCTCTGACGGCGCCGGCGGCACGGCGACGGCAAGCGTCACCGTCACCGTCTCGTCGGCGAACCAACCGCCGGTGGCGACGAACGACGACGCCAGCGCGACAGTCAGCGCCGCACAGGCTATCTTCCCCCTGGCGAATGACACGGACGCCAACGGCCATGCCCTGACGATCACCGCGGTGACCACGCCGACGGGCGGGAACGTCGCCATCGCGCCCGGCGGCGGCTATCTGAACTATACCGCGCCCTCCACGCCCGGGACCTATACCTTCAGCTACACGGTCAGCGACGGGAATGGCGGCACGGACACCGCCCAGGTGACCGTGGAGGTGACGCTCGGTGAGGGGTGCGTCCCCAGCGGCGGCAATCAGTGTGGACCGGGCGAGCCCTGA